TAACTTGACATTCTTCTCCCGTGTAATCCATTGGATAAACTTTTCAGTAATTCCAATTTTAAATCTTCATTTTCTAAATCTAAAATATCAGATACTTTTGTAACATATTTACTAGCTTCAGCTACTAAACTATGAAGAACATCTTTTTGATTTTTTGAATAAACTTTTTTAATATAAGCAGTAGGCTCATAATCAATTTTACAAGCAGTTTGAAACTCTTTTTTAATATATTCTTGGGTTAAATATTTACCACTTTTTCTTTTAAAATAATCATTATCAACTGATAAAATTATGTGTAAATGTGGGTGTAATGTATCTTCCTTTTCATTATAAGTTACTTCTAAATTTCTGTACCAACCATTGATTGAATCTTTAAATTTTTTTCTTCTAAAAAGTCTATGAAA
The DNA window shown above is from Fusobacterium sp. SYSU M8D902 and carries:
- a CDS encoding protein rep; protein product: FHRLFRRKKFKDSINGWYRNLEVTYNEKEDTLHPHLHIILSVDNDYFKRKSGKYLTQEYIKKEFQTACKIDYEPTAYIKKVYSKNQKDVLHSLVAEASKYVTKVSDILDLENEDLKLELLKSLSNGLHGRRMSSYGGILKEIFKDLKLEDEENADLLKVEDEEFELGDNVVFGVFVYDNVKQEYKL